In one Mucilaginibacter ginsenosidivorax genomic region, the following are encoded:
- a CDS encoding acyl-CoA thioesterase: protein MTALTDQSDYKTVRFSETTITELMIPSYSNFGGKIHGGILLSLMDKVAYVCAAKHAGNYCVTASIDTVDFLQPVEVGELVSLMASVNYVGNTSLVVGIRVVSENIKNNSVKHTNTSYFTMVSKDEHNKPAKVPGLILEHREHVRRFIEARRRKEIKQSYMKEVEQIKMPDNYEHCIELLKGERCLVAG, encoded by the coding sequence ATGACTGCGCTAACCGATCAATCCGATTACAAAACGGTACGTTTTTCTGAGACCACGATAACCGAGTTGATGATCCCTTCTTATTCAAATTTCGGCGGCAAAATTCATGGCGGCATATTGTTATCGCTGATGGATAAGGTAGCGTATGTTTGTGCCGCTAAACACGCAGGTAATTATTGTGTTACCGCGTCAATTGATACGGTTGATTTTTTACAACCCGTTGAAGTGGGCGAACTGGTATCATTAATGGCATCGGTTAATTATGTGGGCAACACATCGTTGGTAGTGGGCATTAGGGTAGTATCTGAAAATATCAAAAACAACTCGGTAAAGCACACCAATACCAGCTACTTTACCATGGTTTCAAAAGATGAGCATAACAAGCCGGCTAAAGTCCCCGGCTTAATATTGGAACACCGTGAACATGTACGGCGCTTTATTGAAGCACGCCGCCGTAAAGAAATCAAGCAAAGCTATATGAAAGAAGTGGAGCAGATAAAAATGCCCGACAATTACGAACATTGTATTGAGCTTTTAAAAGGCGAGAGGTGCCTGGTTGCCGGCTAA
- a CDS encoding tetratricopeptide repeat-containing sensor histidine kinase, with the protein MRRAIGQVLLLLLMHSMCYAQKDVPVIAVNNIESIKLTVDSLNKNAGERYMGAPDNAREMAGKALLLSEKIKYNIGIGLAYINLGHVYWSQSYYPISLFYLNSALPYLPKNNATLLAECYSAIGRTYLELKNYQQAINSLNRSAKYAGNDTRMLGEFYTEKSLVYIRMHDYSRGMAASLQALKLCRASGDDNNTNIIYTRLSSIQRLQKQFQRSITYDDTAYYMSFKTNNRRLRAKTLIEYADNYNGLKQFDKAINYATRGAALADSIGLMNGISDAYRTIMFSFEQKKDLVNALKFQKKYNGALDSLNESDRRRNTELIQNYFALNARLNEIAVIEQKAKEDKNKIHFQNAIIITLIISLLIVLIALYITYYNFKQKKLLNNKLSRQHEALLVQKGLIEEQSANLAAINKLKDKLLAVIGHDLRTPFANLRSIMALFDDNNLNLEDMHGLMKKMEPVIKGAELTLSNLLEWAGSQIRGINLTPSAIDINLVGEEMAQIYNYQLQQKNIRFQNIAITGHLVKADEKHIKVIIGNLISNAIKFTDDNGIVTISSHLAGNELIVNINDTGKGIAQDQLVKLFNLNSHFTQNGTMGEIGTGIGLFLCKELVEFNGGRLWVKSEVGRGSTFSFSLPLVG; encoded by the coding sequence ATGAGGCGAGCTATTGGCCAGGTACTATTATTATTGCTTATGCATAGCATGTGCTATGCTCAAAAAGATGTGCCGGTTATTGCTGTTAACAATATAGAATCTATCAAATTAACAGTTGACAGCCTCAATAAAAACGCCGGCGAACGCTATATGGGCGCACCTGATAATGCGCGCGAAATGGCTGGCAAAGCATTGCTGCTTTCCGAAAAAATTAAATACAATATCGGGATAGGCTTAGCCTATATAAACCTGGGCCATGTTTACTGGTCACAATCCTATTATCCTATCAGTTTATTTTATCTTAATTCGGCGTTACCTTATTTACCTAAAAACAATGCTACTTTGTTGGCCGAGTGTTACAGCGCAATAGGCCGCACCTACCTTGAACTTAAAAACTATCAGCAGGCAATTAATAGCTTAAACCGGTCTGCAAAATATGCCGGAAACGATACCAGGATGCTGGGAGAATTTTATACCGAGAAATCGCTGGTATATATCAGGATGCATGATTATAGCCGGGGTATGGCGGCAAGTTTGCAGGCCTTAAAACTTTGCAGGGCCAGCGGCGATGACAACAATACCAATATTATATATACACGGTTAAGTTCAATCCAACGCCTTCAAAAGCAGTTTCAGCGATCTATAACTTATGATGATACGGCGTATTACATGAGCTTTAAAACCAATAACCGCAGGCTGCGTGCTAAAACCCTTATTGAATATGCCGATAACTATAATGGCCTGAAGCAATTTGATAAAGCAATTAATTACGCCACCAGGGGGGCGGCGCTTGCCGATAGTATTGGTTTGATGAACGGGATTTCGGACGCGTACCGCACCATCATGTTTAGCTTTGAGCAAAAGAAGGATCTTGTGAACGCGCTCAAATTCCAAAAGAAGTATAACGGAGCTCTTGACTCGCTAAACGAATCGGACAGGAGGCGTAACACCGAACTTATTCAAAATTATTTTGCTTTAAATGCCCGGCTTAATGAAATAGCCGTGATTGAGCAAAAGGCAAAAGAAGATAAAAATAAGATCCATTTTCAAAATGCCATCATTATTACACTGATTATCTCGTTGCTTATTGTATTGATTGCTTTATATATCACCTATTATAATTTTAAGCAGAAGAAATTGCTAAACAATAAGCTGAGCCGGCAGCATGAGGCTTTGCTGGTGCAAAAGGGGTTGATTGAAGAGCAATCGGCCAACCTTGCAGCGATAAATAAACTTAAAGATAAGCTATTGGCCGTAATTGGGCACGATTTGCGCACGCCTTTCGCAAATTTACGCAGCATTATGGCTTTGTTTGATGACAATAACTTAAACCTTGAGGATATGCATGGCCTCATGAAAAAAATGGAGCCGGTAATAAAAGGGGCCGAACTTACGCTATCCAACCTGCTGGAATGGGCGGGTAGCCAGATAAGGGGGATAAATTTAACACCGTCTGCAATTGATATTAACCTGGTGGGCGAAGAGATGGCGCAAATTTATAATTACCAGTTACAGCAAAAAAACATCAGGTTTCAAAATATTGCAATTACCGGTCACCTGGTTAAGGCCGATGAAAAGCATATTAAGGTAATTATTGGAAACCTGATTAGCAACGCCATAAAATTTACTGATGATAATGGCATCGTAACTATAAGCAGCCACCTGGCCGGCAACGAACTCATTGTAAACATAAATGATACCGGCAAAGGGATTGCCCAGGATCAGTTGGTTAAACTGTTTAATCTTAATTCGCACTTTACCCAAAACGGCACCATGGGCGAGATTGGGACAGGTATCGGCCTGTTTTTGTGTAAAGAACTGGTAGAGTTTAACGGCGGGCGTTTATGGGTTAAATCCGAAGTGGGTAGGGGCAGTACTTTCAGTTTTAGTTTACCGCTGGTCGGCTAA